One region of Callithrix jacchus isolate 240 chromosome 16, calJac240_pri, whole genome shotgun sequence genomic DNA includes:
- the RRS1 gene encoding ribosome biogenesis regulatory protein homolog, which translates to MEDQSVEKLLAKAEQDEAEKLQRITVLKELELEFDLGNLLASDRNPPTGLRCAGPTPEAELRALARDNTQLLINQLWQLPTERVEEAIVARLPEPTTRLPREKPLPRPRPLTRWQQFARLKGIRPKKKTNLVWDEVSGQWRRRWGYQRARDDTKEWLIEVPGNADPLEDQFAKRIQAKKERVAKNELNRLRNLARAHKMQLPSAAGLHPTGHQSKEELGRAMQVAKVSTASVGRFQERLPKEKAPRGSGKKRKFQPLFGDFAAEKKNQLELLRVMNSKKPQLDVTRATNKQMREDDQEEAAKRRKMSQKAKRKGGRQGLGGKRKGGPPSQGGKRKGGLGGKMNSGPPGFGGKRKGGQRPGGKRRK; encoded by the coding sequence ATGGAGGACCAGAGCGTGGAAAAGCTTCTGGCAAAAGCGGAGCAGGACGAGGCAGAGAAGTTGCAGCGCATCACGGTGCTcaaggagctggagctggagtttGACCTGGGCAACCTGCTGGCTTCGGACCGGAACCCCCCGACAGGGCTGCGGTGCGCCGGACCCACGCCGGAGGCCGAGCTGCGGGCCCTGGCGCGGGACAACACGCAGCTGCTCATCAACCAGCTATGGCAGCTGCCCACTGAGCGCGTGGAAGAGGCAATAGTGGCACGGCTGCCCGAGCCTACCACACGCCTGCCACGAGAGAAGCCTCTGCCCCGGCCGCGGCCACTTACACGCTGGCAGCAGTTCGCGCGCCTCAAGGGCATCCGTCCCAAGAAGAAGACCAACCTGGTGTGGGACGAGGTAAGCGGCCAGTGGCGGCGGCGCTGGGGCTACCAGCGCGCCCGGGACGACACCAAGGAATGGCTGATTGAGGTGCCCGGCAATGCTGACCCATTGGAGGATCAGTTCGCCAAGCGGATTCAGGCCAAGAAGGAACGAGTGGCCAAGAACGAGCTGAACCGGCTGCGTAACTTGGCCCGAGCGCACAAGATGCAGCTGCCCAGCGCAGCTGGCTTGCACCCTACCGGACACCAGAGTAAGGAGGAGCTGGGCCGCGCCATGCAGGTGGCCAAGGTCTCCACAGCCTCTGTGGGGCGCTTCCAGGAACGTCTCCCCAAGGAGAAGGCGCCCCGGGGTTCCGGCAAGAAGAGGAAGTTTCAACCCCTTTTCGGGGACTTTGcagcagagaaaaagaaccagTTGGAGCTGCTTCGTGTCATGAACAGCAAGAAGCCTCAGCTGGATGTGACGAGGGCCACCAATAAGCAAATGAGGGAGGACGACCAGGAGGAGGCTGCCAAGAGGAGGAAAATGAGCCAGAAGGCCAAGAGAAAGGGAGGCCGGCAGGGGCTTGGGGGCAAGAGGAAAGGGGGCCCGCCAagccagggagggaagaggaaagggggCTTGGGAGGCAAGATGAATTCCGGGCCGCCTGGCTTtggtggcaagagaaaaggaggacagcgaccaggaggaaagaggaggaagtAA